A portion of the Acanthopagrus latus isolate v.2019 chromosome 21, fAcaLat1.1, whole genome shotgun sequence genome contains these proteins:
- the egfra gene encoding epidermal growth factor receptor isoform X2, which translates to MLTSVYLADICFKLNSLYIGTRNSLQVCQGITNRLNLLGSKEDHYMNMVKTYSNCTVVLENLEITYMEDHRDMSFLSSIEEVGGYVLIALNTASRISLENLRIIRGHTLYERNFALAVLSNIDKPTGQATNELLLPSLTEILKGGVKFGIHRLCNVETIQWWDIVNAESKPVMELPVASNNPSCRKCDSSCFNGSCWAPGPGNCQTLTKLNCAQQCSKRCKGPSPSDCCNEHCAAGCTGPRPTDCLACRDFQDDGVCKDSCPGLMRYDPNLHQLVPNPHGKYNFGATCVKSCPHNYVVTDHGACVRTCSGNTYEVDEGGIRKCAKCDGLCPKVCNGLGTGDLMHTLSINATNIDSFKNCTTISGNIAIIHTSIHGDAYTKTPKMQPSQLEVFKTVKEITGYLWIQTWPESMSSLSPFENLEIIRGRTKRGSRSVAMAQLSITSLGLRSLKEISDGDVIIVKNQNLCYTDKKHWMRLFKSASQSVTLEENADSATCALRNNTCDRKCTAEGCWGPGPDMCFACRDFSRDGSCVDSCNILEGEPREAVMNKTCMECHPECQRMNVTATCSAPGSGNCTKCANFQDGLFCVSRCPQGVPGEDDALVWKYADEMKVCQLCHKNCTQGCNAPGLEGCQTIRTSGLSMIAAGVVGGLLAVLIAGLSVFVLLRRRHIKRKRTMRRLLQERELVEPLTPSGEAPNQALLRILKEPEFKKIKVLGSGAFGTVYKGLWVPEGEDVKIPVAIKVLREATSPKANKEILDEAYVMASVEHPHVCRLLGICLTSTVQLVTQLMPYGCLLDYVKENKDNIGSQYLLNWCVQIAKGMNYLEERHLVHRDLAARNVLVKTPQHVKITDFGLAKLLNADEKEYHADGGKVPIKWMALESILNRTYTHQSDVWSYGVTVWELMTFGTKPYDGIPASEIAGVLEKGERLPQPPICTIDVYMIMVKCWMIDADSRPRFRELIAEFTKMARDPPRYLVIQGDDRMHLPSPSDAKLYRSLISGEDMEDAVDADEYLVPHHGFFSSPSSSQTPLLHSTSLNSSIGTCHSRNGLLNGLASRDGSIVLRYIPDPTDKLFDDAFQPAPDYMNQNGVSDVMNPIYQHPGPPRTILPTISSDDTETEYLNCFKNGTSGPEYLNEVQSPAILPLTSNGTVHGGQKYQPQNSIDNPDYQQDFMPTFKTHANGHIPAAENAEYLGPD; encoded by the exons atgctaacatcagtgtaTCTGgcagatatttgttttaaactaaataGCTTATATATAGGTACAAGAAACAGCCTACAAG TATGCCAAGGCATCACCAACCGGCTGAACCTTCTGGGATCCAAAGAGGACCACTACATGAACATGGTGAAGACGTACAGCAACTGCACGGTGGTCCTGGAGAACCTGGAGATCACCTACATGGAGGATCACCGTGACATGTCCTTCCTCAGT tctaTCGAAGAAGTGGGCGGCTACGTACTGATCGCACTCAACACGGCATCCAGGATTTCTCTGGAGAATCTACGCATCATTCGTGGTCACACGCTTTACGAGAGGAATTTCGCCCTCGCTGTTCTTTCCAACATCGACAAACCGACAGGTCAGGCCACCAACGAGCTCCTCCTGCCCAGCCTGACAG aaatTCTTAAAGGGGGAGTGAAGTTTGGAATCCACCGATTGTGCAATGTAGAAACAATACAGTGGTGGGACATTGTCAACGCTGAGAGCAAACCTGTCATGGAGCTCCCAGTGGCAAGCAACAATCCAAGCT GTAGAAAATGTGACTCAAGCTGCTTCAATGGTTCATGCTGGGCACCTGGTCCTGGAAACTGTCAGACCT TAACAAAGCTGAACTGTGCTCAGCAGTGCTCTAAGAGGTGCAAAGGGCCTTCACCCAGCGACTGCTGTAATGAGCACTGTGCTGCAGGCTGCACTGGACCGCGGCCCACCGACTGTCTG GCCTGCCGGGACTTCCAGGACGACGGGGTGTGTAAGGACTCCTGCCCCGGCCTCATGCGCTACGATCCCAACTTGCACCAGCTCGTACCCAACCCGCACGGGAAGTACAACTTCGGGGCCACCTGTGTCAAGAGCTGCCCGC ATAACTATGTGGTGACTGATCACGGAGCGTGTGTGCGGACGTGCAGCGGGAACACATACGAGGTGGACGAGGGAGGAATCAGGAAGTGCGCCAAGTGTGACGGATTGTGCCCGAAAG TGTGTAATGGACTTGGCACGGGAGACCTGATGCACACTCTGTCTATCAATGCCACCAACATTGACTCCTTTAAAAACTGCACAACAATCAGTGGTAACATCGCCATCATCCACACGTCGATTCACGG GGATGCATATACCAAAACACCAAAGATGCAGCCTTCCCAGCTTGAGGTGTTTAAGACAGTTAAAGAAATTACTG GATATTTGTGGATTCAAACGTGGCCAGAGAGCATGAGCTCACTCAGTCCCTTCGAGAATCTGGAGATCATTCGAGGACGAACTAAGCG tGGCAGTCGCAGTGTGGCTATGGCTCAGCTTAGTATCACCTCGCTGGGCCTTCGCTCCCTCAAAGAAATCAGTGATGGAGACGTGATCATCGTGAAGAACCAGAACCTGTGCTACACTGACAAAAAGCACTGGATGAGGCTCTTCAAATCAGCGAGCCAGAGTGTCACCTTAGAGGAAAATGCTGATTCTGCCACATGTG ctttgagGAACAACACTTGTGACAGGAAGTGCACCGCAGAGGGCTGCTGGGGCCCCGGCCCGGACATGTGTTTCGCGTGCCGTGACTTCAGCCGTGATGGGAGCTGTGTTGACTCCTGCAACATCCTGGAGGG agaGCCACGGGAGGCCGTCATGAACAAAACCTGCATGGAGTGCCACCCCGAGTGTCAGCGCATGAATGTGACTGCAACCTGTAGTGCGCCC GGTTCTGGAAACTGTACGAAGTGTGCCAACTTCCAGGATGGACTGTTCTGCGTGTCTCGCTGTCCCCAAGGCGTGCCAGGCGAGGACGACGCGCTGGTGTGGAAATACGCAGACGAGATGAAAGTGTGCCAGCTATGCCACAAGAACTGCACTCAAGG GTGCAATGCGCCCGGTCTTGAAGGCTGCCAGACTATAAG AACCTCTGGTCTTTCCATGATTGCGGCTGGCGTGGTCGGCGGACTGCTGGCCGTTCTTATTGCGggcctgtctgtctttgtgctgctaCGCCGGCGCCACATCAAGAGGAAGAGAACAATGCGCAGACTCCTCCAGGAGAGAGAG TTGGTTGAACCTTTGACTCCCAGTGGGGAGGCGCCAAACCAGGCTCTGCTGCGGATCCTGAAAGAACCTGAATTCAAGAAAATCAAAGTGCTTGGATCTGGAGCTTTTGGTACAGTTTATAAG GGCCTGTGGGTTCCAGAGGGAGAGGATGTGAAGATCCCAGTGGCCATCAAGGTTTTGAGAGAGGCCACATCACCAAAAGCAAATAAAGAGATCTTGGAC GAGGCTTATGTGATGGCCAGCGTGGAACACCCCCATGTGTGCCGTCTGCTTGGCATCTGCCTGACCTCCACAGTGCAGCTCGTCACCCAGCTGATGCCCTACGGCTGCCTGCTGGACTACGTCAAAGAGAACAAGGACAATATCGGCTCCCAGTACCTGCTCAACTGGTGTGTGCAGATAGCCAAG GGTATGAACTACCTGGAAGAGCGCCACCTGGTACACCGTGACTTGGCAGCGAGGAATGTCCTGGTGAAGACTCCTCAACATGTCAAGATCACTGATTTTGGTCTGGCCAAACTCCTCAACGCAGATGAGAAGGAGTACCACGCAGACGGTGGAAAG GTACCAATAAAATGGATGGCTCTCGAATCTATCCTGAacagaacatacacacaccagaGTGATGTATGGAGTTATG GCGTAACAGTCTGGGAGCTGATGACATTTGGTACCAAACCGTATGATGGGATACCGGCCAGCGAAATAGCCGGAGTCCTGGAGAAGGGAGAGCGTCTGCCTCAGCCACCAATCTGCACCATAGATGTCTACATGATCATGGTGAAAT GCTGGATGATCGATGCGGACAGTCGACCTCGTTTCCGAGAACTCATAGCAGAGTTTACCAAGATGGCTCGGGATCCTCCTCGTTATCTGGTCATTCAG GGTGATGACCGCATGCACCTGCCGAGTCCCTCGGACGCCAAATTGTACCGCAGCCTGATCAGCGGGGAGGACATGGAGGACGCGGTGGATGCAGACGAGTACCTGGTGCCACATCACGGCTTCTTCAGCAGCCCGAGCTCCTCCCAGACCCCGCTGCTGCACTCCACA AGCCTTAACAGCAGCATCGGAACGTGCCACAGCAGAAATGGCTTGCTG AATGGATTGGCGAGCAGAGACGGAAGCATCGTTCTCCGGTATATTCCTGACCCCACCGACAAACTTTTTGACGACGCCTTCCAGCCAGCTCCAG ACTACATGAACCAAAACGGCGTCTCAGATGTGATGAATCCCATCTACCAGCACCCTGGTCCACCCCGCACCATCCTCCCCACCATCTCCTCAGATGACACAGAAACTGAGTACCTGAACTGCTTTAAAAACGGGACCAGCGGACCCGAGTACCTCAACGAGGTCCAGTCTCCCGCGATCCTCCCGCTCACCTCCAACGGCACGGTGCACGGCGGTCAGAAATATCAACCCCAGAACAGCATAGACAACCCTGATTACCAACAGGATTTCATGCCCACCTTCAAGACACACGCTAACGGACACATCCCAGCAGCGGAGAATGCAGAGTACCTGGGACCAGACTGA
- the egfra gene encoding epidermal growth factor receptor isoform X1 — MTPSLLEASETTMAPRFAKWIGLTSLLCLCLGCCALAERKVCQGITNRLNLLGSKEDHYMNMVKTYSNCTVVLENLEITYMEDHRDMSFLSSIEEVGGYVLIALNTASRISLENLRIIRGHTLYERNFALAVLSNIDKPTGQATNELLLPSLTEILKGGVKFGIHRLCNVETIQWWDIVNAESKPVMELPVASNNPSCRKCDSSCFNGSCWAPGPGNCQTLTKLNCAQQCSKRCKGPSPSDCCNEHCAAGCTGPRPTDCLACRDFQDDGVCKDSCPGLMRYDPNLHQLVPNPHGKYNFGATCVKSCPHNYVVTDHGACVRTCSGNTYEVDEGGIRKCAKCDGLCPKVCNGLGTGDLMHTLSINATNIDSFKNCTTISGNIAIIHTSIHGDAYTKTPKMQPSQLEVFKTVKEITGYLWIQTWPESMSSLSPFENLEIIRGRTKRGSRSVAMAQLSITSLGLRSLKEISDGDVIIVKNQNLCYTDKKHWMRLFKSASQSVTLEENADSATCALRNNTCDRKCTAEGCWGPGPDMCFACRDFSRDGSCVDSCNILEGEPREAVMNKTCMECHPECQRMNVTATCSAPGSGNCTKCANFQDGLFCVSRCPQGVPGEDDALVWKYADEMKVCQLCHKNCTQGCNAPGLEGCQTIRTSGLSMIAAGVVGGLLAVLIAGLSVFVLLRRRHIKRKRTMRRLLQERELVEPLTPSGEAPNQALLRILKEPEFKKIKVLGSGAFGTVYKGLWVPEGEDVKIPVAIKVLREATSPKANKEILDEAYVMASVEHPHVCRLLGICLTSTVQLVTQLMPYGCLLDYVKENKDNIGSQYLLNWCVQIAKGMNYLEERHLVHRDLAARNVLVKTPQHVKITDFGLAKLLNADEKEYHADGGKVPIKWMALESILNRTYTHQSDVWSYGVTVWELMTFGTKPYDGIPASEIAGVLEKGERLPQPPICTIDVYMIMVKCWMIDADSRPRFRELIAEFTKMARDPPRYLVIQGDDRMHLPSPSDAKLYRSLISGEDMEDAVDADEYLVPHHGFFSSPSSSQTPLLHSTSLNSSIGTCHSRNGLLNGLASRDGSIVLRYIPDPTDKLFDDAFQPAPDYMNQNGVSDVMNPIYQHPGPPRTILPTISSDDTETEYLNCFKNGTSGPEYLNEVQSPAILPLTSNGTVHGGQKYQPQNSIDNPDYQQDFMPTFKTHANGHIPAAENAEYLGPD; from the exons TATGCCAAGGCATCACCAACCGGCTGAACCTTCTGGGATCCAAAGAGGACCACTACATGAACATGGTGAAGACGTACAGCAACTGCACGGTGGTCCTGGAGAACCTGGAGATCACCTACATGGAGGATCACCGTGACATGTCCTTCCTCAGT tctaTCGAAGAAGTGGGCGGCTACGTACTGATCGCACTCAACACGGCATCCAGGATTTCTCTGGAGAATCTACGCATCATTCGTGGTCACACGCTTTACGAGAGGAATTTCGCCCTCGCTGTTCTTTCCAACATCGACAAACCGACAGGTCAGGCCACCAACGAGCTCCTCCTGCCCAGCCTGACAG aaatTCTTAAAGGGGGAGTGAAGTTTGGAATCCACCGATTGTGCAATGTAGAAACAATACAGTGGTGGGACATTGTCAACGCTGAGAGCAAACCTGTCATGGAGCTCCCAGTGGCAAGCAACAATCCAAGCT GTAGAAAATGTGACTCAAGCTGCTTCAATGGTTCATGCTGGGCACCTGGTCCTGGAAACTGTCAGACCT TAACAAAGCTGAACTGTGCTCAGCAGTGCTCTAAGAGGTGCAAAGGGCCTTCACCCAGCGACTGCTGTAATGAGCACTGTGCTGCAGGCTGCACTGGACCGCGGCCCACCGACTGTCTG GCCTGCCGGGACTTCCAGGACGACGGGGTGTGTAAGGACTCCTGCCCCGGCCTCATGCGCTACGATCCCAACTTGCACCAGCTCGTACCCAACCCGCACGGGAAGTACAACTTCGGGGCCACCTGTGTCAAGAGCTGCCCGC ATAACTATGTGGTGACTGATCACGGAGCGTGTGTGCGGACGTGCAGCGGGAACACATACGAGGTGGACGAGGGAGGAATCAGGAAGTGCGCCAAGTGTGACGGATTGTGCCCGAAAG TGTGTAATGGACTTGGCACGGGAGACCTGATGCACACTCTGTCTATCAATGCCACCAACATTGACTCCTTTAAAAACTGCACAACAATCAGTGGTAACATCGCCATCATCCACACGTCGATTCACGG GGATGCATATACCAAAACACCAAAGATGCAGCCTTCCCAGCTTGAGGTGTTTAAGACAGTTAAAGAAATTACTG GATATTTGTGGATTCAAACGTGGCCAGAGAGCATGAGCTCACTCAGTCCCTTCGAGAATCTGGAGATCATTCGAGGACGAACTAAGCG tGGCAGTCGCAGTGTGGCTATGGCTCAGCTTAGTATCACCTCGCTGGGCCTTCGCTCCCTCAAAGAAATCAGTGATGGAGACGTGATCATCGTGAAGAACCAGAACCTGTGCTACACTGACAAAAAGCACTGGATGAGGCTCTTCAAATCAGCGAGCCAGAGTGTCACCTTAGAGGAAAATGCTGATTCTGCCACATGTG ctttgagGAACAACACTTGTGACAGGAAGTGCACCGCAGAGGGCTGCTGGGGCCCCGGCCCGGACATGTGTTTCGCGTGCCGTGACTTCAGCCGTGATGGGAGCTGTGTTGACTCCTGCAACATCCTGGAGGG agaGCCACGGGAGGCCGTCATGAACAAAACCTGCATGGAGTGCCACCCCGAGTGTCAGCGCATGAATGTGACTGCAACCTGTAGTGCGCCC GGTTCTGGAAACTGTACGAAGTGTGCCAACTTCCAGGATGGACTGTTCTGCGTGTCTCGCTGTCCCCAAGGCGTGCCAGGCGAGGACGACGCGCTGGTGTGGAAATACGCAGACGAGATGAAAGTGTGCCAGCTATGCCACAAGAACTGCACTCAAGG GTGCAATGCGCCCGGTCTTGAAGGCTGCCAGACTATAAG AACCTCTGGTCTTTCCATGATTGCGGCTGGCGTGGTCGGCGGACTGCTGGCCGTTCTTATTGCGggcctgtctgtctttgtgctgctaCGCCGGCGCCACATCAAGAGGAAGAGAACAATGCGCAGACTCCTCCAGGAGAGAGAG TTGGTTGAACCTTTGACTCCCAGTGGGGAGGCGCCAAACCAGGCTCTGCTGCGGATCCTGAAAGAACCTGAATTCAAGAAAATCAAAGTGCTTGGATCTGGAGCTTTTGGTACAGTTTATAAG GGCCTGTGGGTTCCAGAGGGAGAGGATGTGAAGATCCCAGTGGCCATCAAGGTTTTGAGAGAGGCCACATCACCAAAAGCAAATAAAGAGATCTTGGAC GAGGCTTATGTGATGGCCAGCGTGGAACACCCCCATGTGTGCCGTCTGCTTGGCATCTGCCTGACCTCCACAGTGCAGCTCGTCACCCAGCTGATGCCCTACGGCTGCCTGCTGGACTACGTCAAAGAGAACAAGGACAATATCGGCTCCCAGTACCTGCTCAACTGGTGTGTGCAGATAGCCAAG GGTATGAACTACCTGGAAGAGCGCCACCTGGTACACCGTGACTTGGCAGCGAGGAATGTCCTGGTGAAGACTCCTCAACATGTCAAGATCACTGATTTTGGTCTGGCCAAACTCCTCAACGCAGATGAGAAGGAGTACCACGCAGACGGTGGAAAG GTACCAATAAAATGGATGGCTCTCGAATCTATCCTGAacagaacatacacacaccagaGTGATGTATGGAGTTATG GCGTAACAGTCTGGGAGCTGATGACATTTGGTACCAAACCGTATGATGGGATACCGGCCAGCGAAATAGCCGGAGTCCTGGAGAAGGGAGAGCGTCTGCCTCAGCCACCAATCTGCACCATAGATGTCTACATGATCATGGTGAAAT GCTGGATGATCGATGCGGACAGTCGACCTCGTTTCCGAGAACTCATAGCAGAGTTTACCAAGATGGCTCGGGATCCTCCTCGTTATCTGGTCATTCAG GGTGATGACCGCATGCACCTGCCGAGTCCCTCGGACGCCAAATTGTACCGCAGCCTGATCAGCGGGGAGGACATGGAGGACGCGGTGGATGCAGACGAGTACCTGGTGCCACATCACGGCTTCTTCAGCAGCCCGAGCTCCTCCCAGACCCCGCTGCTGCACTCCACA AGCCTTAACAGCAGCATCGGAACGTGCCACAGCAGAAATGGCTTGCTG AATGGATTGGCGAGCAGAGACGGAAGCATCGTTCTCCGGTATATTCCTGACCCCACCGACAAACTTTTTGACGACGCCTTCCAGCCAGCTCCAG ACTACATGAACCAAAACGGCGTCTCAGATGTGATGAATCCCATCTACCAGCACCCTGGTCCACCCCGCACCATCCTCCCCACCATCTCCTCAGATGACACAGAAACTGAGTACCTGAACTGCTTTAAAAACGGGACCAGCGGACCCGAGTACCTCAACGAGGTCCAGTCTCCCGCGATCCTCCCGCTCACCTCCAACGGCACGGTGCACGGCGGTCAGAAATATCAACCCCAGAACAGCATAGACAACCCTGATTACCAACAGGATTTCATGCCCACCTTCAAGACACACGCTAACGGACACATCCCAGCAGCGGAGAATGCAGAGTACCTGGGACCAGACTGA
- the egfra gene encoding epidermal growth factor receptor isoform X3 has protein sequence MNMVKTYSNCTVVLENLEITYMEDHRDMSFLSSIEEVGGYVLIALNTASRISLENLRIIRGHTLYERNFALAVLSNIDKPTGQATNELLLPSLTEILKGGVKFGIHRLCNVETIQWWDIVNAESKPVMELPVASNNPSCRKCDSSCFNGSCWAPGPGNCQTLTKLNCAQQCSKRCKGPSPSDCCNEHCAAGCTGPRPTDCLACRDFQDDGVCKDSCPGLMRYDPNLHQLVPNPHGKYNFGATCVKSCPHNYVVTDHGACVRTCSGNTYEVDEGGIRKCAKCDGLCPKVCNGLGTGDLMHTLSINATNIDSFKNCTTISGNIAIIHTSIHGDAYTKTPKMQPSQLEVFKTVKEITGYLWIQTWPESMSSLSPFENLEIIRGRTKRGSRSVAMAQLSITSLGLRSLKEISDGDVIIVKNQNLCYTDKKHWMRLFKSASQSVTLEENADSATCALRNNTCDRKCTAEGCWGPGPDMCFACRDFSRDGSCVDSCNILEGEPREAVMNKTCMECHPECQRMNVTATCSAPGSGNCTKCANFQDGLFCVSRCPQGVPGEDDALVWKYADEMKVCQLCHKNCTQGCNAPGLEGCQTIRTSGLSMIAAGVVGGLLAVLIAGLSVFVLLRRRHIKRKRTMRRLLQERELVEPLTPSGEAPNQALLRILKEPEFKKIKVLGSGAFGTVYKGLWVPEGEDVKIPVAIKVLREATSPKANKEILDEAYVMASVEHPHVCRLLGICLTSTVQLVTQLMPYGCLLDYVKENKDNIGSQYLLNWCVQIAKGMNYLEERHLVHRDLAARNVLVKTPQHVKITDFGLAKLLNADEKEYHADGGKVPIKWMALESILNRTYTHQSDVWSYGVTVWELMTFGTKPYDGIPASEIAGVLEKGERLPQPPICTIDVYMIMVKCWMIDADSRPRFRELIAEFTKMARDPPRYLVIQGDDRMHLPSPSDAKLYRSLISGEDMEDAVDADEYLVPHHGFFSSPSSSQTPLLHSTSLNSSIGTCHSRNGLLNGLASRDGSIVLRYIPDPTDKLFDDAFQPAPDYMNQNGVSDVMNPIYQHPGPPRTILPTISSDDTETEYLNCFKNGTSGPEYLNEVQSPAILPLTSNGTVHGGQKYQPQNSIDNPDYQQDFMPTFKTHANGHIPAAENAEYLGPD, from the exons ATGAACATGGTGAAGACGTACAGCAACTGCACGGTGGTCCTGGAGAACCTGGAGATCACCTACATGGAGGATCACCGTGACATGTCCTTCCTCAGT tctaTCGAAGAAGTGGGCGGCTACGTACTGATCGCACTCAACACGGCATCCAGGATTTCTCTGGAGAATCTACGCATCATTCGTGGTCACACGCTTTACGAGAGGAATTTCGCCCTCGCTGTTCTTTCCAACATCGACAAACCGACAGGTCAGGCCACCAACGAGCTCCTCCTGCCCAGCCTGACAG aaatTCTTAAAGGGGGAGTGAAGTTTGGAATCCACCGATTGTGCAATGTAGAAACAATACAGTGGTGGGACATTGTCAACGCTGAGAGCAAACCTGTCATGGAGCTCCCAGTGGCAAGCAACAATCCAAGCT GTAGAAAATGTGACTCAAGCTGCTTCAATGGTTCATGCTGGGCACCTGGTCCTGGAAACTGTCAGACCT TAACAAAGCTGAACTGTGCTCAGCAGTGCTCTAAGAGGTGCAAAGGGCCTTCACCCAGCGACTGCTGTAATGAGCACTGTGCTGCAGGCTGCACTGGACCGCGGCCCACCGACTGTCTG GCCTGCCGGGACTTCCAGGACGACGGGGTGTGTAAGGACTCCTGCCCCGGCCTCATGCGCTACGATCCCAACTTGCACCAGCTCGTACCCAACCCGCACGGGAAGTACAACTTCGGGGCCACCTGTGTCAAGAGCTGCCCGC ATAACTATGTGGTGACTGATCACGGAGCGTGTGTGCGGACGTGCAGCGGGAACACATACGAGGTGGACGAGGGAGGAATCAGGAAGTGCGCCAAGTGTGACGGATTGTGCCCGAAAG TGTGTAATGGACTTGGCACGGGAGACCTGATGCACACTCTGTCTATCAATGCCACCAACATTGACTCCTTTAAAAACTGCACAACAATCAGTGGTAACATCGCCATCATCCACACGTCGATTCACGG GGATGCATATACCAAAACACCAAAGATGCAGCCTTCCCAGCTTGAGGTGTTTAAGACAGTTAAAGAAATTACTG GATATTTGTGGATTCAAACGTGGCCAGAGAGCATGAGCTCACTCAGTCCCTTCGAGAATCTGGAGATCATTCGAGGACGAACTAAGCG tGGCAGTCGCAGTGTGGCTATGGCTCAGCTTAGTATCACCTCGCTGGGCCTTCGCTCCCTCAAAGAAATCAGTGATGGAGACGTGATCATCGTGAAGAACCAGAACCTGTGCTACACTGACAAAAAGCACTGGATGAGGCTCTTCAAATCAGCGAGCCAGAGTGTCACCTTAGAGGAAAATGCTGATTCTGCCACATGTG ctttgagGAACAACACTTGTGACAGGAAGTGCACCGCAGAGGGCTGCTGGGGCCCCGGCCCGGACATGTGTTTCGCGTGCCGTGACTTCAGCCGTGATGGGAGCTGTGTTGACTCCTGCAACATCCTGGAGGG agaGCCACGGGAGGCCGTCATGAACAAAACCTGCATGGAGTGCCACCCCGAGTGTCAGCGCATGAATGTGACTGCAACCTGTAGTGCGCCC GGTTCTGGAAACTGTACGAAGTGTGCCAACTTCCAGGATGGACTGTTCTGCGTGTCTCGCTGTCCCCAAGGCGTGCCAGGCGAGGACGACGCGCTGGTGTGGAAATACGCAGACGAGATGAAAGTGTGCCAGCTATGCCACAAGAACTGCACTCAAGG GTGCAATGCGCCCGGTCTTGAAGGCTGCCAGACTATAAG AACCTCTGGTCTTTCCATGATTGCGGCTGGCGTGGTCGGCGGACTGCTGGCCGTTCTTATTGCGggcctgtctgtctttgtgctgctaCGCCGGCGCCACATCAAGAGGAAGAGAACAATGCGCAGACTCCTCCAGGAGAGAGAG TTGGTTGAACCTTTGACTCCCAGTGGGGAGGCGCCAAACCAGGCTCTGCTGCGGATCCTGAAAGAACCTGAATTCAAGAAAATCAAAGTGCTTGGATCTGGAGCTTTTGGTACAGTTTATAAG GGCCTGTGGGTTCCAGAGGGAGAGGATGTGAAGATCCCAGTGGCCATCAAGGTTTTGAGAGAGGCCACATCACCAAAAGCAAATAAAGAGATCTTGGAC GAGGCTTATGTGATGGCCAGCGTGGAACACCCCCATGTGTGCCGTCTGCTTGGCATCTGCCTGACCTCCACAGTGCAGCTCGTCACCCAGCTGATGCCCTACGGCTGCCTGCTGGACTACGTCAAAGAGAACAAGGACAATATCGGCTCCCAGTACCTGCTCAACTGGTGTGTGCAGATAGCCAAG GGTATGAACTACCTGGAAGAGCGCCACCTGGTACACCGTGACTTGGCAGCGAGGAATGTCCTGGTGAAGACTCCTCAACATGTCAAGATCACTGATTTTGGTCTGGCCAAACTCCTCAACGCAGATGAGAAGGAGTACCACGCAGACGGTGGAAAG GTACCAATAAAATGGATGGCTCTCGAATCTATCCTGAacagaacatacacacaccagaGTGATGTATGGAGTTATG GCGTAACAGTCTGGGAGCTGATGACATTTGGTACCAAACCGTATGATGGGATACCGGCCAGCGAAATAGCCGGAGTCCTGGAGAAGGGAGAGCGTCTGCCTCAGCCACCAATCTGCACCATAGATGTCTACATGATCATGGTGAAAT GCTGGATGATCGATGCGGACAGTCGACCTCGTTTCCGAGAACTCATAGCAGAGTTTACCAAGATGGCTCGGGATCCTCCTCGTTATCTGGTCATTCAG GGTGATGACCGCATGCACCTGCCGAGTCCCTCGGACGCCAAATTGTACCGCAGCCTGATCAGCGGGGAGGACATGGAGGACGCGGTGGATGCAGACGAGTACCTGGTGCCACATCACGGCTTCTTCAGCAGCCCGAGCTCCTCCCAGACCCCGCTGCTGCACTCCACA AGCCTTAACAGCAGCATCGGAACGTGCCACAGCAGAAATGGCTTGCTG AATGGATTGGCGAGCAGAGACGGAAGCATCGTTCTCCGGTATATTCCTGACCCCACCGACAAACTTTTTGACGACGCCTTCCAGCCAGCTCCAG ACTACATGAACCAAAACGGCGTCTCAGATGTGATGAATCCCATCTACCAGCACCCTGGTCCACCCCGCACCATCCTCCCCACCATCTCCTCAGATGACACAGAAACTGAGTACCTGAACTGCTTTAAAAACGGGACCAGCGGACCCGAGTACCTCAACGAGGTCCAGTCTCCCGCGATCCTCCCGCTCACCTCCAACGGCACGGTGCACGGCGGTCAGAAATATCAACCCCAGAACAGCATAGACAACCCTGATTACCAACAGGATTTCATGCCCACCTTCAAGACACACGCTAACGGACACATCCCAGCAGCGGAGAATGCAGAGTACCTGGGACCAGACTGA